In one Bacillus sp. PK3_68 genomic region, the following are encoded:
- the sigW gene encoding RNA polymerase sigma factor SigW — translation MELIVQRRIKQVLKGDQNAFGEIVELYKDKVYQICFRMLWDRHEAEDAAQEAFIKAFVNIHTYDPGKKFATWLYRIATNLCIDRIRKKKPDYHLDAEISGTEGLNMYSQVASTEELPEEAVENLELQEIIQSAIFNLPEKYRSVIVLKYIEELQLQEIADILELPLGTVKTRIHRGREALRKYLRNM, via the coding sequence ATGGAGTTAATTGTCCAAAGAAGGATCAAGCAAGTTTTAAAGGGTGATCAAAATGCCTTTGGTGAGATCGTAGAACTTTACAAAGATAAGGTATATCAAATCTGCTTCCGGATGCTATGGGATCGTCACGAGGCAGAGGATGCCGCACAGGAAGCGTTTATTAAAGCGTTTGTTAATATCCATACGTATGACCCTGGAAAGAAATTCGCCACATGGCTTTATAGGATTGCGACCAACCTTTGTATTGACCGAATTCGAAAGAAAAAACCGGATTACCATCTTGATGCCGAAATTTCGGGTACAGAAGGTCTCAACATGTATTCGCAAGTTGCCTCTACGGAAGAACTTCCGGAAGAAGCAGTGGAAAATCTGGAGCTGCAAGAAATCATCCAGTCAGCTATCTTTAATCTTCCTGAGAAATACAGGTCAGTCATCGTCTTAAAATATATCGAAGAGCTGCAGCTGCAAGAGATTGCAGATATTTTGGAATTGCCTTTGGGTACGGTAAAAACACGTATACATAGAGGGCGGGAAGCACTTCGTAAGTATTTGCGGAATATGTAA
- a CDS encoding bile acid:sodium symporter family protein, which translates to MKTLERFSQFVSSTFAIWVLIFAAFAFLSPNTFSWIGGYITILLGIVMFGMGLTITVDDFKEVLTRPKDVAIGVIGQFVIMPTLAYLLAKGFNLPPEVAVGVILVGCCPGGTSSNVMTFLSKGDVALSVTITSITTILAPFVTPALILLFASEWVDIAPSSLFISIVQVVLLPIILGIIVQKTFKKQAQASVKVLPLVSVIAIVAIVSAVVAGSQAKIAETGLLIFAVVILHNTLGYFLGYLFGKLFKMNLSKKKAVAIEVGMQNSGLGVALATAHFSPLAAVPSAIFSVWHNISGPILATIFRRMKDKEEKSDKSITKAI; encoded by the coding sequence ATGAAAACTTTAGAACGTTTCAGTCAGTTTGTTAGTAGTACATTTGCTATTTGGGTATTAATTTTTGCAGCATTTGCTTTTTTGTCACCAAATACATTTTCCTGGATTGGCGGATATATTACTATTTTATTAGGAATTGTTATGTTTGGTATGGGTTTAACCATTACCGTAGATGATTTTAAAGAGGTATTAACAAGACCAAAAGATGTTGCCATTGGAGTAATTGGTCAATTTGTTATTATGCCTACTCTTGCTTACCTGTTGGCGAAAGGATTTAATTTACCACCGGAAGTGGCAGTAGGAGTTATATTAGTTGGATGTTGTCCAGGAGGAACCTCATCGAATGTCATGACGTTTTTATCTAAGGGGGATGTTGCACTTTCTGTAACTATTACGTCTATAACAACTATACTGGCCCCCTTTGTTACACCGGCACTTATTTTATTATTCGCCAGTGAATGGGTTGATATAGCCCCAAGCTCTTTATTCATTTCGATTGTGCAAGTTGTCTTACTTCCGATTATCTTAGGAATCATAGTCCAAAAAACATTTAAAAAACAAGCACAAGCAAGCGTGAAAGTGTTACCGTTGGTTTCAGTAATTGCAATCGTAGCCATTGTATCAGCCGTTGTTGCCGGAAGCCAAGCAAAAATCGCCGAAACAGGTTTGCTAATTTTTGCGGTTGTTATTTTGCACAACACACTTGGTTATTTCTTAGGTTACCTATTTGGAAAATTGTTCAAAATGAATTTATCAAAGAAGAAAGCAGTCGCAATCGAAGTTGGCATGCAAAATTCTGGATTAGGTGTCGCCCTTGCAACTGCTCATTTTTCACCTTTAGCAGCAGTACCAAGCGCAATCTTCAGTGTATGGCATAATATTTCAGGCCCCATTTTGGCAACCATCTTTAGACGTATGAAAGATAAAGAAGAGAAAAGCGATAAGAGTATTACTAAAGCAATCTAA
- the rocF gene encoding arginase codes for MTNEKKIAIIGVPMDLGQLRRGVDMGPSAIRYAGISERLEGLQYEVEDCGDIEINKKLSVHSENTNLKNLKAVAEASHQLAEKVDNVIQSGSFPLVLGGDHSIAIGTLAGVAKHYNNLGVIWYDAHGDLNTAETSPTGNIHGMPLAVSIGLGHEDLTGIYGDSPKVKPENVVIIGARDLDEGEKALIKEKGIKVYTMHEVDRLGMTRVIEETIEYLKERTDGVHLSLDLDGLDPSDAPGVGTPVIGGISYRESHLAMEMLSESGLITSAEFVEVNPILDEKNKTASVAVALMASLFGSKLL; via the coding sequence ATGACTAATGAAAAGAAAATAGCAATCATCGGAGTACCGATGGATTTAGGACAGTTACGCAGAGGGGTAGACATGGGTCCTAGTGCTATCCGCTATGCAGGTATAAGTGAACGTCTAGAAGGTTTGCAATATGAAGTAGAAGATTGCGGTGACATTGAAATTAACAAAAAGCTTTCTGTTCATAGCGAAAATACAAATTTAAAGAACCTGAAAGCGGTTGCCGAAGCAAGCCATCAGTTGGCCGAAAAAGTAGACAACGTTATCCAATCAGGCAGCTTTCCTCTTGTGCTTGGCGGTGACCATAGTATTGCTATCGGAACACTGGCCGGTGTAGCTAAACATTATAATAACTTAGGCGTTATTTGGTACGATGCGCATGGTGATCTAAATACAGCAGAAACTTCTCCTACAGGAAATATTCATGGTATGCCATTAGCTGTCAGCATTGGTCTTGGCCATGAAGATCTTACTGGCATTTATGGGGATTCTCCAAAAGTAAAACCGGAAAATGTGGTTATCATCGGCGCTCGGGATCTGGACGAAGGAGAAAAAGCCCTTATTAAGGAAAAAGGCATAAAAGTATATACCATGCATGAAGTTGATCGTTTAGGAATGACAAGAGTCATTGAAGAAACGATCGAGTACTTAAAGGAAAGAACAGATGGCGTTCATTTGTCACTTGACTTGGATGGACTTGATCCAAGTGATGCACCGGGAGTTGGTACACCAGTCATTGGCGGAATTAGCTACCGGGAAAGTCATTTGGCGATGGAGATGCTTTCAGAAAGCGGGTTAATTACTTCAGCGGAGTTTGTGGAAGTGAATCCAATTCTCGATGAGAAAAATAAAACCGCCTCTGTAGCGGTCGCTTTAATGGCCTCTTTATTTGGAAGCAAGCTTCTATAA
- a CDS encoding TetR/AcrR family transcriptional regulator yields MSKKMDPRVVRTRRMLRDALVELIRERGYEKITVQDITNRATLNRATFYLHYRDKLDLLYQSSEEILNDLTESINSSFGGKEEFDFLNDQPNENFINLFEQISLNGELYKVFLTEKNMPHFTSCLMEVLVDFISKGMNIMQPDDQMLTVPREIAVRYFAAAFLGVIVWWLEKDMPYTPKYMATQLMSIAIKGPYVDNPF; encoded by the coding sequence ATGTCGAAAAAAATGGACCCGCGAGTTGTAAGAACCCGACGAATGTTGAGAGATGCACTCGTAGAATTAATCCGCGAGCGAGGATATGAGAAGATTACAGTTCAAGATATTACAAACCGCGCTACTTTAAATCGTGCTACCTTCTATCTGCATTATCGTGACAAACTTGATCTTCTATATCAAAGTTCAGAGGAAATATTAAATGACTTAACTGAGAGTATTAACTCGTCTTTTGGTGGAAAAGAAGAATTTGACTTTTTAAACGATCAACCGAATGAAAATTTCATCAATCTATTTGAACAGATTTCTTTAAATGGTGAATTATATAAAGTCTTTCTAACCGAAAAAAACATGCCCCACTTTACTTCCTGTTTGATGGAAGTCCTCGTCGATTTTATTTCGAAGGGAATGAATATTATGCAGCCGGATGATCAGATGCTTACTGTACCACGGGAGATCGCTGTGAGGTACTTTGCGGCTGCTTTTCTAGGGGTGATTGTATGGTGGTTAGAAAAGGACATGCCTTATACGCCAAAATATATGGCAACACAATTAATGAGCATTGCAATAAAAGGGCCATACGTTGACAACCCTTTTTAG
- a CDS encoding aspartyl-phosphate phosphatase Spo0E family protein yields MAAAELLEEIEDCRNHMVNLAMKTSFSDKKVVEISVRLDQLLNQFEQLK; encoded by the coding sequence ATGGCTGCAGCGGAATTACTAGAGGAAATTGAAGATTGTCGGAATCATATGGTGAATTTGGCTATGAAAACATCCTTCTCCGATAAAAAAGTAGTAGAAATCAGCGTACGTCTTGATCAACTGCTAAACCAATTCGAACAATTAAAATAA
- a CDS encoding glucose 1-dehydrogenase: MGRLSGKVAIITGAAMGMGASEAILFAKEGAKVIATDVQIEPLNQVVKEIKENGGEAVAIKHDVTSEEEWKSIIEEAVNLYGKVDILVNNAGVSSPKTIANMEMDEWNKILDIDLNGCVIGMKYVIPEMKKAGGGSIINISSIGGLVGMAGTSPYTAAKGALRVLSKSAAVEYGKDKIRVNSLHPGIVVTPMTEPTMKDALPYYKTYTQLPYFGEPGDIAYGALFLASDESRFMTGSELVIDGGWTAL; encoded by the coding sequence ATGGGCCGTTTAAGCGGAAAAGTGGCAATCATTACTGGAGCTGCGATGGGGATGGGTGCTTCTGAAGCAATATTATTTGCAAAAGAAGGAGCAAAAGTGATCGCAACAGATGTTCAAATAGAACCTTTAAATCAAGTCGTAAAGGAAATTAAAGAAAATGGCGGCGAGGCTGTCGCCATTAAACATGATGTTACATCTGAAGAGGAATGGAAATCTATCATTGAGGAAGCAGTGAATTTATACGGAAAAGTCGATATCCTTGTTAATAATGCAGGTGTTTCATCACCAAAAACAATTGCAAACATGGAAATGGATGAATGGAATAAAATTTTGGATATTGACTTAAATGGCTGCGTAATCGGAATGAAATATGTCATCCCTGAAATGAAAAAAGCAGGCGGCGGTTCCATCATCAATATTTCTTCAATCGGCGGCCTTGTCGGTATGGCTGGTACAAGCCCATATACAGCAGCAAAGGGCGCCCTTCGTGTCTTATCAAAATCAGCAGCTGTTGAATACGGAAAAGATAAAATTCGCGTCAATTCTTTGCATCCAGGCATTGTTGTCACACCGATGACAGAACCAACGATGAAAGACGCACTTCCTTACTATAAAACCTATACACAACTTCCATACTTTGGCGAACCAGGAGACATTGCTTATGGTGCACTTTTCCTAGCCTCCGATGAGTCTCGCTTTATGACAGGGTCTGAATTAGTTATCGACGGCGGCTGGACTGCTCTTTAA
- the glmM gene encoding phosphoglucosamine mutase: MGKYFGTDGVRGVANTELTPELAFKLGRFGGYVLTKNADRPKVVVGRDTRISGHMLEGALVAGLLSIGAEVMRLGVISTPGVAYLTKVMDAQTGVMISASHNPVGDNGIKFFGPDGFKLSDEQEEEIEALLDQETDHLPRPTGANLGQVSDYFEGGQKYIQYLKQSVDEDFSGIHIALDCAHGATSSLAPHLYADLEADISTMGTSPNGLNINDGVGSTHPEALAAFLLEKKADVGLSFDGDGDRLIAIDEKGNIVDGDQIMFICAKYMHEQGQLNQSVVVSTVMSNLGFYKGLEALGIQSVQTAVGDRYVVEAMKKDQYNLGGEQSGHIVFLDYNTTGDGLLTGLQLVNIMKMTKKPLSELAAEMKKYPQILENVRVTDKYKVAENEQVKAVISEVEAEMNGNGRVLVRPSGTEPLVRVMVEAQTEEQCKLFVERIADVVKAEMGLNE; encoded by the coding sequence ATGGGAAAGTATTTTGGAACTGATGGAGTAAGAGGCGTGGCGAATACGGAGTTAACACCGGAGCTCGCCTTTAAGTTAGGCAGATTCGGAGGATATGTGTTAACGAAGAACGCAGATCGCCCGAAAGTTGTGGTAGGCCGTGATACTCGCATTTCCGGCCATATGCTGGAAGGGGCTCTTGTTGCCGGCCTCTTGTCCATCGGGGCAGAAGTAATGCGTCTCGGCGTTATTTCCACACCAGGTGTCGCTTATTTAACCAAAGTGATGGATGCGCAAACGGGCGTGATGATCTCAGCTTCTCATAATCCGGTAGGAGACAACGGAATTAAGTTCTTCGGTCCAGATGGCTTCAAATTATCCGATGAGCAGGAAGAAGAAATCGAAGCTCTCCTCGACCAAGAAACAGATCATTTGCCGCGGCCGACAGGTGCGAACCTTGGCCAGGTCAGCGATTATTTCGAAGGCGGTCAAAAATATATCCAGTACTTGAAACAGTCGGTGGATGAAGACTTCTCTGGCATTCACATCGCACTTGATTGCGCACATGGGGCCACTTCTTCACTAGCTCCTCACCTGTATGCTGACTTAGAGGCAGATATTTCAACGATGGGGACGTCTCCTAACGGCTTAAATATTAACGATGGAGTCGGCTCTACGCATCCAGAGGCGCTAGCTGCTTTCTTGTTGGAGAAAAAAGCAGATGTCGGTTTATCTTTTGACGGCGATGGTGACCGCTTAATTGCTATCGATGAAAAAGGTAATATTGTAGACGGCGATCAAATTATGTTTATCTGTGCTAAATATATGCATGAACAAGGACAGCTGAATCAGTCTGTTGTTGTTTCAACGGTTATGAGCAATCTTGGGTTTTACAAAGGATTGGAAGCTCTCGGTATCCAAAGCGTACAAACAGCAGTCGGCGACCGTTATGTAGTGGAGGCAATGAAAAAAGACCAATATAATCTTGGCGGAGAACAGTCTGGCCATATTGTCTTCCTTGACTACAACACGACGGGTGACGGCTTACTAACAGGTTTACAGCTTGTTAATATTATGAAGATGACGAAAAAACCTTTATCAGAGCTTGCAGCGGAAATGAAGAAGTACCCGCAGATTTTAGAGAATGTACGGGTGACTGATAAGTATAAAGTAGCGGAAAATGAACAAGTAAAAGCTGTTATTTCTGAGGTAGAAGCAGAGATGAATGGAAACGGACGCGTGCTTGTTCGACCATCTGGCACAGAACCGCTCGTTCGCGTGATGGTCGAAGCGCAAACAGAAGAACAATGTAAGTTATTTGTTGAGCGGATTGCTGATGTTGTTAAAGCAGAAATGGGCCTGAACGAATAG
- a CDS encoding CdaR family protein, with protein MDKFVESSWFVRIVALLLTILLYISVNFNDFQLIQKADKSSQTNSEIITDVPVQAYYDTENLFVSGIPDKVKVELEGPKSIIESAKRLRDFELFIDLTNTSIGKHRVPIKYKQLSDKLKVRVIPETVDVTIEEKVSDYFVVSPEFNDNMLAEGYQEEAVSVDPKRVKVTGSKAALNKIVYVKATLDVKEKVDKETTGTAKVQVLDGELNKLDVKVEPETVQVSISVKNPSKKIALRMFPKGTPPKGIKIKSIKPETEEITIYGKEAILKEMEELVVPVEVDGIKKDATITVPIELGEGLNFVSPQIIKVKVTVEGSPEDEPEKESGE; from the coding sequence ATGGATAAATTTGTGGAAAGCTCCTGGTTTGTGCGTATCGTTGCTTTACTTCTAACTATTTTGCTGTACATATCTGTGAACTTTAATGATTTTCAATTAATCCAAAAAGCAGATAAATCCTCTCAGACGAACAGTGAAATAATTACCGATGTACCGGTGCAAGCATACTATGATACGGAAAACTTATTTGTCTCGGGCATTCCAGATAAAGTAAAAGTGGAATTGGAAGGACCGAAAAGTATCATTGAATCGGCGAAGCGGTTAAGAGATTTTGAACTTTTCATTGATTTAACAAACACGAGTATAGGAAAGCATCGTGTACCAATTAAATATAAACAGCTGTCTGACAAATTAAAAGTAAGGGTCATTCCGGAAACAGTAGATGTGACTATTGAAGAAAAAGTATCCGACTACTTTGTTGTCAGCCCAGAATTTAACGATAATATGCTGGCAGAAGGATATCAGGAAGAAGCCGTTTCCGTAGATCCGAAGCGAGTAAAAGTGACTGGATCGAAAGCAGCACTTAATAAAATTGTCTATGTGAAAGCGACCCTAGATGTAAAAGAAAAAGTTGACAAAGAAACAACTGGTACAGCCAAGGTACAAGTGCTGGACGGTGAATTAAATAAGCTGGATGTTAAGGTGGAGCCGGAGACGGTGCAAGTATCTATCTCTGTAAAAAATCCAAGCAAAAAAATAGCACTGAGGATGTTTCCGAAAGGAACACCACCGAAGGGAATCAAAATTAAATCCATTAAACCTGAAACAGAAGAGATTACCATTTACGGAAAAGAAGCTATTTTGAAGGAAATGGAAGAGTTAGTTGTTCCAGTGGAAGTGGATGGGATAAAAAAAGACGCGACCATTACTGTGCCAATTGAACTTGGCGAAGGTTTAAACTTTGTTTCTCCGCAAATCATAAAAGTAAAAGTGACAGTCGAAGGAAGTCCGGAAGATGAACCAGAAAAGGAAAGCGGCGAATAA
- the glmS gene encoding glutamine--fructose-6-phosphate transaminase (isomerizing) — protein MCGIVGYIGYKDAKEILLSGLEKLEYRGYDSAGIAIRDAQDVHVFKEKGRIADLRKIVDEKVSAVTGIGHTRWATHGVPSRENAHPHQSLSGRFTLVHNGVIENYEQLKKEYLLDVPLKSDTDTEVIVQLIELFVHEGLETEVAFRKTLQLLKGSYAIGLLDREDPETIFAAKNKSPLLVGLGEGFNVIASDAMAMIQVTDQFVELMDKEVVIVTKEKVIIENLNGEEVQRAPYTAELDASDIEKGTYPHYMLKEIDEQPLVVRKLIQAYQNEQEELTVDKEIIEAIKGADRLYVVACGTSYHAGLVGKQYLEKLAKIPTEVHVASEFVYNMPLLSKNPLFIFISQSGETADSRAVLVKVKEMGYQALTITNVQGSTLSREADYTLLLHAGPEIAVASTKAYTAQVSVLAILANAVAESLGIKTKFNLVHELGIVANAMEMLCDTKDEFEQIARDYLATTRNCFFIGRSIDYYVGLEGALKLKEISYIQAEGFAGGELKHGTIALIEDGTPVIALATQEKVSLSIRGNVKEVTARGANPCIISMKGLESEEDRFVIPAVHELLTPLVSVVPLQLIAYYAALHRDCDVDKPRNLAKSVTVE, from the coding sequence ATGTGCGGAATTGTTGGTTATATCGGCTATAAGGATGCGAAAGAAATCTTATTGAGCGGATTGGAAAAGCTGGAGTACCGGGGCTATGACTCTGCGGGCATTGCCATTAGAGATGCGCAGGATGTGCATGTGTTTAAAGAAAAAGGACGGATTGCTGATCTGCGCAAGATCGTAGACGAGAAGGTAAGCGCAGTAACAGGAATCGGCCATACACGCTGGGCGACTCACGGCGTGCCAAGCAGAGAGAATGCTCATCCTCATCAAAGCTTATCCGGCCGGTTTACACTCGTTCACAATGGTGTAATCGAAAACTATGAGCAGCTTAAAAAAGAGTATTTGCTCGATGTACCGCTCAAAAGCGACACCGACACAGAAGTGATTGTTCAGTTGATTGAACTTTTTGTCCATGAAGGCCTGGAAACAGAGGTAGCCTTTCGTAAAACGCTGCAGCTGCTGAAAGGTTCTTATGCAATCGGTTTGCTGGATAGAGAAGACCCGGAAACGATTTTCGCAGCTAAAAATAAAAGTCCACTTCTTGTCGGTCTCGGAGAAGGATTTAACGTGATTGCCTCCGATGCCATGGCAATGATTCAAGTAACAGACCAGTTTGTAGAATTAATGGACAAAGAAGTGGTCATCGTGACAAAGGAAAAAGTAATAATTGAAAATTTAAACGGCGAAGAAGTTCAACGTGCACCTTATACAGCGGAACTGGATGCCAGCGATATCGAAAAAGGCACGTATCCGCATTACATGCTGAAAGAAATTGATGAGCAGCCGCTTGTAGTAAGAAAGCTGATCCAAGCCTATCAAAACGAGCAAGAAGAGCTGACAGTCGATAAAGAAATCATTGAAGCGATCAAAGGAGCCGACCGTTTATATGTCGTAGCTTGCGGAACGAGCTACCATGCCGGACTTGTTGGCAAACAATATTTAGAAAAGCTAGCAAAAATCCCGACAGAAGTGCATGTGGCAAGTGAGTTTGTCTACAACATGCCGCTTCTATCTAAAAACCCATTATTTATCTTTATTTCTCAAAGTGGGGAAACAGCAGACAGCCGTGCGGTGCTTGTAAAAGTGAAAGAGATGGGCTATCAGGCCTTAACGATTACAAATGTTCAAGGCTCCACCCTTTCTCGTGAAGCGGATTATACACTATTGCTTCATGCAGGCCCTGAGATCGCTGTTGCTTCTACAAAGGCCTACACAGCCCAAGTATCTGTACTCGCGATCTTAGCGAACGCTGTGGCCGAATCACTCGGCATTAAAACAAAATTTAACCTTGTCCATGAACTGGGCATTGTGGCAAACGCGATGGAAATGCTTTGCGATACGAAAGATGAGTTTGAACAAATTGCTAGAGACTACCTTGCAACGACACGCAACTGCTTCTTCATCGGCCGCTCCATTGACTATTACGTGGGCCTTGAAGGTGCCTTAAAGCTGAAGGAAATCTCTTATATTCAAGCAGAAGGCTTTGCTGGGGGAGAATTAAAGCACGGAACCATCGCTTTAATCGAAGACGGTACACCAGTGATTGCCCTAGCTACTCAGGAAAAAGTCAGCTTGAGCATTCGCGGCAATGTAAAGGAAGTAACAGCCCGTGGCGCAAACCCTTGCATTATTTCTATGAAAGGCCTCGAAAGCGAAGAGGACCGCTTCGTGATCCCGGCTGTTCATGAACTTCTTACACCGCTTGTTTCTGTGGTGCCATTACAGCTGATCGCTTACTATGCAGCCTTGCACCGCGACTGTGACGTTGATAAGCCGCGTAATCTGGCAAAGAGTGTGACAGTGGAGTAA
- the cdaA gene encoding diadenylate cyclase CdaA: MPFSNYFENFTVLDYLSNALDILLVWFVVYKLLMVIRGTKAVQLVKGIFVIIVVRGLSGLLGLDTLSWIMEQALTWGFLAVIIIFQPEVRRALEQLGRGSIFSRNVAQEDKEQRDLIEALTKSVSYMAKRRIGALISIEKETGMNDYIETGIPLHSAVTSELLINIFIPNTPLHDGAVIIQKNQIAAAACYLPLSESPFISKELGTRHRAALGISEVTDSITIIVSEETGAVSVTKNGDLFRDLAAEDFEKLLSHELLKTQSDSSNRWIWRGRKSDG, from the coding sequence ATGCCGTTTTCAAACTACTTCGAAAATTTTACAGTGTTGGATTATTTATCCAATGCGCTTGATATACTGCTTGTTTGGTTTGTTGTTTATAAACTTTTAATGGTCATACGCGGCACGAAAGCCGTTCAGCTCGTGAAAGGTATTTTTGTTATTATAGTCGTACGGGGGTTAAGCGGGCTGCTCGGACTCGATACATTAAGCTGGATTATGGAACAAGCATTAACGTGGGGGTTCCTGGCGGTTATTATTATTTTCCAGCCTGAGGTGCGCCGGGCCCTGGAGCAGCTTGGAAGGGGAAGCATCTTTTCTCGGAATGTGGCACAGGAAGATAAAGAGCAGCGGGATTTAATAGAAGCGCTCACCAAGTCGGTCAGCTATATGGCCAAAAGACGAATTGGTGCTCTTATCTCCATAGAAAAAGAGACAGGCATGAACGATTATATCGAAACGGGAATTCCTTTGCATTCAGCCGTGACATCAGAACTGCTGATCAACATCTTTATTCCCAATACTCCACTTCATGACGGGGCTGTCATTATACAGAAAAACCAAATAGCTGCCGCCGCCTGCTATTTGCCGCTGTCAGAGAGCCCATTTATCTCAAAAGAGCTTGGCACGAGACACAGAGCGGCATTGGGCATCAGCGAAGTGACCGACAGCATCACGATTATTGTTTCTGAGGAAACTGGGGCCGTTTCGGTTACAAAAAATGGTGACTTATTCCGTGACTTGGCCGCTGAGGATTTTGAAAAACTGTTAAGTCACGAGTTGCTTAAAACGCAAAGCGATTCCTCAAACCGGTGGATCTGGAGGGGGAGAAAAAGCGATGGATAA
- a CDS encoding anti-sigma factor → MASCQKEIVRLMHSYLDGELISGEQRELKAHLQACDDCRQHFLELKKTIALVQSLSHIKAPERFTEKVVLSLPKETRVIGVQRWIRKHPFFTAASLFFALTTGGLLSSWQQEADNFAFTKYDNLHIENDTVIVPAGEKVQGDIVVRNGDIRIEGEVQGDVTVINGEKYMASAGNVTGEIEEIDEAFGWMWFKLKKAVVGVFE, encoded by the coding sequence ATGGCTTCTTGTCAAAAAGAGATCGTTCGCTTGATGCATAGTTATTTAGATGGGGAGCTTATTTCCGGAGAACAGCGCGAGTTAAAAGCACATTTACAAGCATGTGATGATTGCCGTCAGCATTTCTTAGAGCTAAAGAAAACCATTGCGCTTGTACAAAGCCTGTCTCATATAAAAGCTCCTGAAAGATTTACAGAAAAAGTCGTACTCTCCTTGCCAAAAGAAACGAGAGTGATTGGTGTTCAACGCTGGATCAGAAAGCATCCGTTTTTCACGGCAGCTTCTTTGTTTTTCGCTTTAACGACGGGGGGCCTTTTATCCTCGTGGCAACAGGAAGCAGATAATTTTGCTTTCACTAAGTACGACAATCTTCATATCGAAAACGATACAGTGATCGTCCCGGCCGGCGAAAAAGTGCAGGGAGATATTGTTGTGAGAAATGGCGATATTCGAATTGAAGGAGAGGTACAAGGTGACGTTACTGTCATTAACGGTGAAAAGTACATGGCTTCCGCTGGAAACGTCACAGGTGAAATTGAAGAGATTGATGAAGCTTTCGGCTGGATGTGGTTCAAATTAAAGAAAGCAGTAGTAGGTGTGTTCGAGTAG